A region of Rhodamnia argentea isolate NSW1041297 chromosome 9, ASM2092103v1, whole genome shotgun sequence DNA encodes the following proteins:
- the LOC115727998 gene encoding transcription factor bHLH144-like, whose product MESNHPLPPKKESYSMTNQMSGEYMDFSTAYAFCAVPPPQAMEHLPPVHGLQFQPSTLCPKNFIVFDQTAYQSRIMFHPAIAPKFGNPGFQSYPTYVEKKDEIKCAFNEQREDSFSDKEDSDDIDALLSLEEEEDEEYDEDEVSTARTNGNYGSSSPDSCSSYRSKTRKLSISSLLQKSSGSTSSSSNEPKQQKMKKMVKALRGIIPGGNQMSTVTLFDEAVRYLKTLKIEAEKLGDFKD is encoded by the coding sequence ATGGAGAGCAACCACCCCTTGCCTCCCAAAAAGGAATCATATTCCATGACTAATCAAATGAGTGGTGAGTACATGGATTTTTCGACTGCATATGCATTTTGTGCGGTGCCACCACCACAGGCCATGGAACACCTTCCACCGGTCCATGGTCTTCAATTCCAACCATCTACTTTGTGCCCGAAGAATTTCATTGTATTTGACCAGACTGCTTACCAGAGCCGGATCATGTTTCACCCGGCAATTGCCCCAAAATTTGGAAATCCAGGCTTTCAAAGCTATCCGACCTATGTTGAGAAGAAAGATGAGATAAAATGTGCTTTCAACGAACAAAGGGAGGATTCTTTTTCTGATAAAGAGGACTCAGATGATATTGATGCTTTGCTGAGcttggaagaggaggaagatgaagagtaTGACGAGGATGAGGTGAGCACTGCAAGGACCAATGGCAATTATGGGAGCTCGTCCCCCGATTCGTGCTCCAGCTACAGATCGAAGACTAGGAAACTTAGcatctcttctcttctccagaAGTCCTCGGGCAGTACAAGCAGTTCGAGCAATGAACCCAAGCagcagaaaatgaagaagatggtaAAGGCGCTGAGAGGAATCATTCCTGGTGGCAATCAGATGAGCACTGTTACTTTGTTTGATGAAGCTGTTAGATACCTCAAGACTTTGAAGATTGAAGCAGAGAAGCTTGGAGACTTTAAGGACTAG